A genomic stretch from Onychostoma macrolepis isolate SWU-2019 chromosome 02, ASM1243209v1, whole genome shotgun sequence includes:
- the chd8 gene encoding chromodomain-helicase-DNA-binding protein 8 isoform X6, whose amino-acid sequence MADPIMDLFDDTPLFNLDSLPEDAFSQGSSDPVEEALKLALGHVDPPMDPTPDPGVPLLSDVVTDPALIPTPLAAPVSVPLQTLQTQQPTQMSHEVSVAPASISVQPSLSVASNSSGAATVLLSSPLGVPVSGAQVATQQITVTQQSAGQSAPKIVIFKGPQGQTQVLQGVTGATGSPGKVTLARVLTGTPLRPGMAVVSGGTVLNATSPGQGQVKVGTGVQRLVQTPNGPMKQVLLTSVPQTQSQVQTQSVQVQIPAQAQLQSPSQPAQVQAQVQVQPQTQVALQTQDQVPATTSPGTTAAAIRPQSVTLSAVPQQGEAKRITLVLQQPSQGGAAQTGTLTVGGTAGAGHQGQQPRLVLGSLPGKLVLQGGQLAAFAQARTGQTGAQPKVLTIQLQVQQQPNQQGAKFQLVSGAANAGGSPQVVQISQGQGGQRLAVPLKLLLQPQSSTASSAGGAVSVVKVINTSAAGSASITTTTAASSGVRLAKIQEPVRRVETLCKQEKANRIVAEAIARAKARGERNIPRVLNQDELPAGHTSADIEGATGAGGAKKKGVGGGSSSGGSKKKSPSAGGGKVVAGGDKKSKAKTPGVVSGGGGSKSKCKTKLNTITPVGGKKRKRNASSDHSDIDLSPPVSPRTLEEEMSQKRRSNRQVKRKKYTEDLDIKITDDEDEMDADVDVTTTPVSSAGHLQSMGAELQQELDGDGLPSMQFFVENPSEEDAAIVDKILSMRVTKKEVSPGQYTNVEEFFVKYKNYSYMHCEWASLEQLERDKRIHQKLKRFKTKQAQMRNLFQEDEEPFNPDYVEVDRILDESHSVDKDNGEPVVYYLVKWCSLPYEDATWELKEDVDEAKVEEFRKIESRPARLKRTPRPAASAWKKLDESREYKNGNQLREYQLEGVNWLLFNWYNRQNCILADEMGLGKTIQSIALLSEMFAVGVQGPFLIIAPLSTITNWEREFSTWTDMNAIVYHGSLASRQMIQQYEMYCKDDKGHLIPGAYKFDALITTFEMILSDCPELREISWRCVVIDEAHRLKNRNCKLLDSLKMLDLEHKVLLTGTPLQNTVEELFSLLHFLEPAQFPSEIEFLREFGDLKTEEQVQKLQSILKPMMLRRLKEDVEKNLAPKQETIIEVELTDVQKKYYRAILERNFSFLSMGATQNSNVPNLLNTMMELRKCCNHPYLITGAEEKIVAELRQVYDPLASDFHLQALVRSAGKLVLLDKLLPRLKAGGHKVLIFSQMVRCLDILEDYLIHKRYLYERIDGRVRGNLRQAAIDRFSKPDSDRFVFLLCTRAGGLGINLTAADTCVIFDSDWNPQNDLQAQARCHRIGQSKAVKVYRLITRNSYEREMLDKASLKLGLDRAVLQSMSGNKDNSVNGIQQFSKKEIEDLLRKGAYAAIMDENDEGSRFCEEDIDQILQRRATTITIESEGKGSTFSKASFVASENRTDIALDDPEFWQKWAKKADIDMDSLNRKNTLVIDTPRVRKQTRQYSSLRGEGGDLSDLDSDEDYPPHNSRQSRASRRSDRHSGGGYGRTDCFRVEKHLLVYGWGRWRDILSHARCKRRLSERDVETICRVILVFCLIHYRGDENIKSFIWELITPPENGREPQALLNHSGLSIPVPRGRKGKRVKAQSSFDVQKVEWIRKYNPDSLLLDDSYRKHLKHQCNKVLLRVRMLYYLKQEVIGEHADSVLRGADARDIDIWLPEMEQQDVPSGWWDAEADRCLLIGVYKHGYEMYTTMRADPCLCFVERCGRPNEQDINAEQQAADPELGEGGDYDKYSEDPEFKPATRHTKEVYEEADSVNADGEICVEDHSAPVQIEGPSSGSSDLCYWPTSSSLTARLRRLITAYQRSYRREQLKIEAAEKGDRRRRRCEQATKLKEIARQERQQRWTRREECDFYRVVSTFGVERIKKEADAPEGDEYHMSWNHFRSFARLDKKTDESLTRYFKCFMSMCRKVCHLRPARGEESQDLSQSLAPITEERASRTLYRVSLLCRLRERVLPHPSLEERLSLAPLSSDLPNWWNVPQHDHELLLAAARHGVSRTELSIFSDPQYSFSQARLDYLQNQQAQAASQMHALSQSQDPTSIKEESLDDDSRLLGVEALCPSDSPAMLLTHSEGKVGVPAGWGWKKSKNNGPSERKGERERGEGPSDSDSDSDSGSSSSSRHSGSSDDSGDSDAEREQAALKMCDGDEENSILSLTPSQEGAPPESLTDPLRVDWPKDRMLINRIDNLCSLVLAGHWPTGRRYVSDIQLSTTPDEHDLGDGLGYPRVARKSNSALSADALEGQESEFTVKLLKEEGLKLTFSKQALMPNGEGSARKKRKDHELVDAEGVLHAPRRRDLPNWLKENPDYEVEGDMLELLVNRTKRKRRRKRVEKGAALTGSERVKVIDIRTGKKFGGIYGPLLQDLREHLEENPDHVVAPEWSETVRNSGFLPESSFHRLLSPHASIPKKNRHYLSTPSIQTDDPLLGGGEGETLVSDGAYMMDDEDLEDGSHLTSSHHFLTPAYDVKMEPSALDMDGGDSLSQGGYDSSDREAILDDVIMAPKNSDSSSSSED is encoded by the exons ATGGCAGACCCCATTATGGACCTCTTTGATGACACACCACTGTTCAATTTGGATTCCCTACCGGAGGATGCATTCTCACAGGGCTCCTCAGACCCAGTCGAGGAGGCGCTGAAGTTGGCACTGGGCCATGTGGACCCACCTATGGACCCTACACCGGATCCTGGTGTCCCTCTGCTCAGTGATGTTGTCACAGATCCAGCTCTAATCCCAACACCCCTCGCAGCACCTGTCTCCGTCCCACTGCAGACCCTTCAAACACAGCAGCCCACCCAGATGTCCCATGAGGTTTCTGTTGCCCCGGCTTCAATTTCCGTTCAGCCCTCTCTCTCGGTGGCCAGTAATAGCAGTGGGGCAGCAACGGTCCTGCTGAGCTCCCCTCTTGGAGTACCTGTGTCAGGGGCTCAAGTTGCCACCCAGCAAATCACTGTTACGCAACAGTCAGCAGGGCAGTCGGCtccaaaaattgtaattttcaaAGGCCCTCAGGGTCAGACTCAAGTGCTACAGGGTGTCACAGGAGCCACAGGCTCTCCAGGGAAAGTCACCCTTGCTAGAGTTCTGACAGGGACCCCGCTTAGGCCAGGGATGGCGGTTGTTTCCGGGGGAACGGTGTTAAATGCGACATCTCCTGGGCAGGGACAGGTCAAAGTAGGCACTGGAGTTCAAAGGCTGGTTCAGACTCCAAATGGCCCGATGAAGCAGGTGTTACTGACCTCGGTGCCTCAGACTCAATCGCAGGTTCAGACACAATCAGTCCAGGTGCAGATACCTGCACAGGCGCAGCTGCAGTCACCGTCACAGCCAGCACAGGTACAGGCGCAGGTCCAGGTGCAGCCTCAGACGCAGGTGGCATTACAAACACAGGACCAAGTGCCGGCTACTACATCCCCTGGAACGACAGCAGCGGCCATCCGACCTCAAAGTGTCACACTTTCAGCAGTGCCACAGCAG GGGGAAGCAAAGAGGATCACTCTGGTGCTACAGCAGCCCTCGCAAGGTGGAGCAGCCCAGACTGGGACATTGACAGTAGGGGGAACTGCAGGGGCGGGTCACCAGGGCCAGCAGCCCAGGCTGGTGTTGGGCTCTTTGCCAGGGAAGTTGGTCCTGCAGGGAGGCCAGCTGGCAGCTTTTGCCCAAGCCAGAACGGGTCAAACGGGTGCACAGCCGAAAGTGCTCACCATTCAGCTACAAGTTCAACAGCAGCCCAACCAACAGGGAGCCAAG TTTCAATTGGTTTCTGGGGCAGCTAATGCTGGTGGCAGCCCTCAGGTGGTGCAGATTTCTCAAGGCCAAGGAGGACAAAGACTAGCAGTGCCTCTTAAACTACTGCTGCAGCCACAG TCAAGCACTGCTTCCAGTGCTGGTGGGGCCGTTTCTGTGGTTAAAGTTATCAATACCTCGGCTGCCGGGTCTGCGTCCATCACCACCACTACAGCCGCGTCTTCCGGTGTGCGTTTGGCAAAGATCCAGGAGCCCGTGCGAAGAGTGGAGACCCTGTGCAAACAGGAGAAAGCAAATCGCATTGTTGCTGAGGCCATCGCACGGGCCAAAGCCAGGGGTGAAAGGAACATCCCCCGTGTGCTCAACCAGGATGAACTGCCTGCCGGACATACCTCAGCAGACATAGAAGGTGCCACAGGAGCTGGAGGAGCCAAAAAGAAAGGAGTAGGTGGAGGTAGTAGTAGTGGAGGGAGCAAGAAGAAAAGCCCAAGTGCAGGAGGAGGGAAAGTGGTGGCCGGAGGAGACAAGAAATCCAAGGCGAAGACTCCAGGAGTGGTTTCTGGAGGCGGGGGCAGTAAAAGTAAATGCAAGACTAAGCTCAA CACCATCACTCCAGTGGGTggtaagaaaagaaaaagaaatgcatccTCTGACCATTCAGATATAGATCTAAGCCCACCTGTTTCACCCCGCACACTGGAGGAGGAAATGTCACAG AAGCGACGTTCTAACCGTCAGGTGAAGCGGAAGAAGTACACAGAGGATTTGgacattaaaatcactgatgACGAAGATGAAATGGATGCGGATGTTGACGTAACCACAACTCCTGTGTCTAGTGCAGGGCATCTGCAGTCTATGGGAGCAGAACTCCAGCAGGAACTGGATGGGGATGGTCTTCCAAGCATGCAGTTTTTTGTG GAAAACCCAAGTGAGGAGGATGCTGCTATTGTGGATAAAATATTGTCTATGCGGGTGACCAAAAAGGAG GTGTCTCCAGGGCAGTATACTAATGTGGAGGaattttttgtcaaatataaAAACTA CTCGTACATGCACTGTGAATGGGCCAGTCTTGAACAGCTGGAAAGGGATAAGAGAATCCATCAGAAGCTGAAGAGATTCAAGACAAAACAGGCACAGATGAGGAACCTATTCCAGGAG GATGAGGAACCTTTCAATCCAGACTACGTGGAGGTTGATCGTATTTTGGATGAGTCACATAGTGTCGATAAAGACAATGGGGAG CCAGTAGTGTACTACCTAGTGAAGTGGTGCTCTCTGCCCTATGAAGATGCTACTTGGGAGCTGAAGGAGGATGTTGATGAAGCAAAAGTGGAAGAATTCAGGAAGATTGAAAGCCGCCCGGCCCGACTCAAGAGAACT CCTCGACCTGCTGCAAGTGCCTGGAAGAAGCTTGATGAGTCCAGAGAGTATAAGAATGGGAACCAGCTCCGAGAGTACCAGCTGGAGGGAGTCAACTGGTTGCTCTTCAACTGGTACAACAG GCAAAACTGCATCCTGGCAGATGAAATGGGTCTGGGGAAGACCATTCAGTCCATAGCCCTGCTGTCAGAGATGTTTGCTGTAGGGGTCCAGGGGCCGTTCCTTATCATTGCCCCTCTATCCACTATCACAAACTGGGAGAGAGAGTTTTCCACCTGGACAGATATGAATGCTATCGTTTACCACGGCAGTCTGGCCAGTAGACAGATGATCCAGCAGTATGAAATGTACTGCAAAGATGACAAG GGACACTTGATACCAGGGGCCTATAAATTTGATGCTCTAATCACAACCTTTGAGATGATTCTATCAGATTGCCCAGAGCTGAGGGAGATTTCTTGGCGCTGTGTAGTTATTGATGAAGCTCACCGTTTGAAGAACAGAAACTGCAAACTACTTGACAGCCTCAAGATGCTTGACCTT gaGCATAAAGTGTTGTTAACAGGCACTCCACTTCAAAACACAGTAGAGGAGCTGTTCAGTTTGCTGCACTTTCTGGAGCCGGCCCAGTTCCCCTCGGAGATAGAGTTTTTGCGTGAGTTTGGAGATCTTAAAACAGAGGAGCAG GTCCAGAAACTGCAGTCAATTCTAAAGCCCATGATGCTGCGTAGACTGAAAGAAGATGTAGAAAAGAACCTTGCCCCAAAACAAGAGACCATTATTGAG GTGGAGTTGACTGATGTACAGAAGAAGTATTACCGTGCTATTCTAGAACGTAACTTCAGCTTCCTCAGCATGGGAGCCACACAAAACAGCAATGTACCCAATCTCCTCAACACAATGATGGAACTTCGAAAGTGCTGCAACCACCCTTACCTCATTACAG GTGCTGAGGAGAAGATAGTGGCTGAGCTGAGGCAGGTGTATGATCCTCTGGCTTCAGACTTTCATCTCCAGGCTCTGGTGCGCTCTGCAGGGAAACTGGTCTTGCTGGATAAGCTGCTTCCTCGCCTTAAGGCTGGCGGGCACAAGGTGCTCATCTTCTCACAGATGGTGCGATGCCTTGACATCCTTGAGGACTACCTCATACACAAGAG ATACCTGTATGAGCGCATTGACGGGCGGGTCAGAGGAAACCTGCGACAAGCGGCCATTGATCGCTTTAGTAAACCTGATTCAGACCGGTTTGTCTTCCTGCTTTGTACCCGGGCTGGAGGTTTGGGCATTAATCTGACTGCTGCTGACACCTGTGTCATTTTCGACTCTGACTGGAACCCACAGAATGATCTTCAA GCTCAGGCACGTTGTCATCGTATTGGTCAATCTAAAGCGGTGAAGGTTTATCGTCTCATTACCAGAAACTCCTATGAGAGGGAGATGTTGGACAAAGCGAGTCTTAAACTGGGACTTGATCGAGCTGTTCTGCAAAGCATGAGTGGAAATAAGGACAACAGTGTTAACGGG ATTCAGCAGTTCTCAAAGAAGGAGATAGAGGATTTGCTTCGTAAAGGTGCTTATGCAGCCATTATGGATGAGAACGACGAGGGCAGCCGTTTCTGTGAGGAGGACATCGATCAGATACTTCAGAGAAGAGCAACTACCATCACTATAGAGAGTGAAGGCAAAGGATCCACCTTTTCCAAGGCCAGCTTTGTGGCGTCTGAGAACCGCACAGATATTGCTCTGGATGATCCCGAGTTCTGGCAAAAGTGGGCCAAGAAAGCTGACATAGACATGGACTCTCTCAACAGGAAG AATACTCTTGTGATTGACACACCGAGAGTAAGAAAGCAAACACGTCAGTATTCCAGTCTGCGTGGAGAGGGTGGGGATCTGTCTGATTTGGACAGCGATGAAGACTACCCACCCCATAATTCCCGACAATCTCGGGCCTCTCGACGCTCAGACCGGCATTCTGGTGGTGGTTATGGGCGCACAGACTGCTTCAGAGTGGAAAAACACCTACTTGTTTATGG GTGGGGCCGTTGGCGGGATATCCTGTCTCATGCTCGCTGTAAGCGGCGTCTCAGTGAACGTGATGTGGAAACCATCTGCCGTGTCATCCTGGTTTTCTGTCTGATACATTACCGTGGAGATGAGAACATCAAAAGCTTCATCTGGGAGCTAATCACCCCTCCAGAGAATGGACGAGAACCACAGGCTCTGCTTAATCACTCTG GTCTGTCCATCCCTGTCCCTCGTGGCAGGAAGGGGAAACGAGTCAAGGCTCAGAGCTCTTTTGATGtgcagaaagttgagtggatcCGAAAGTATAATCCTGATAGTCTTCTGCTTGATGACAGTTACCGAAAACACCTCAAACACCAGTGCAACAA agtgttgctGAGAGTACGTATGCTGTATTACCTGAAGCAGGAGGTCATTGGAGAACATGCTGATTCTGTATTGAGAGGAGCTGATGCAAG GGATATTGATATCTGGTTGCCTGAAATGGAGCAGCAGGATGTTCCGTCTGGATGGTGGGACGCAGAAGCTGACCGATGCTTGCTTATCGGTGTCTATAAGCATG GATATGAGATGTACACCACTATGCGTGCTGACCCCTGCTTGTGTTTTGTTGAGCGATGTGGCCGTCCAAATGAGCAGGACATTAATGCGGAGCAGCAAGCAGCAGACCCAGAGCTTGGGGAGGG AGGGGACTATGACAAGTACTCAGAAGATCCAGAATTTAAACCTGCGACAAGACACACCAAGGAGGTATATGAAGAG GCTGATTCGGTGAATGCAGATGGAGAGATTTGTGTGGAGGATCACTCTGCCCCTGTGCAGATTGAGGGGCCATCTTCAGGATCGTCAGATTTGTGTTACTGGCCAACAAGCTCATCGCTCACAGCCAGACTACGCCGTCTTATCACAGCCTACCAACGCAGTTACAGACGAGAGCAGCTTAAGATAGAGGCAGCAGAGAAGGGCGACCGTAGACGTAGACGCTGTGAACAAGCCACAAAGCTCAAAGAGATAGCCCGCCAAGAACGACAGCAAAG GTGGACTCGTAGGGAGGAGTGTGATTTTTATAGGGTGGTATCAACCTTTGGGGTCGAAAGGATAAAGAAAGAagctgatgctccagaaggggACGAGTATCATATGTCCTGGAATCACTTCCGTTCTTTTGCTCGCCTTGATAAGAAAACCGACGAGAGCTTGACGCGTTACTTCAAATGCTTTATGTCCATGTGTCGGAAAGTGTGTCACCTTCGGCCAGCACGTGGAGAAG AATCTCAAGATTTGTCCCAGTCTCTGGCCCCCATCACAGAAGAACGAGCCTCGCGCACACTGTACAGGGTCAGCTTGCTTTGTCGGCTACGTGAGCGCGTTCTTCCCCACCCCTCATTGGAGGAACGCCTCAGTCTGGCACCACTCTCCTCTGACCTTCCCAACTGGTGGAACGTCCCACAGCACGACCATGAGCTGCTCTTAGCTGCCGCTAGACATGGCGTCAGCCGCACTGAACTCTCAATCTTCTCTGACCCACAGTACTCATTCAGTCAGGCCCGCCTCGACTACCTCCAGAACCAGCAAGCCCAAGCTGCTTCGCAGATGCACGCGTTAAGTCAGTCACAGGATCCGACCAGCATCAAAGAGGAGAGCCTAGATGATGATTCTCGGCTGCTGGGGGTGGAGGCCCTCTGTCCGTCTGACTCTCCAGCTATGCTCCTCACCCATTCTGAGGGGAAAGTTGGAGTTCCGGCTGGATGGGGCTGGAAGAAGAGCAAAAACAATGGGCCCAGTGAGAgaaaaggagaaagagagagaggtgaAGGGCCTTCGGACTCCGATTCTGATTCAGACTCGGGCTCGTCTTCCTCCTCCCGTCATTCTGGCAGCTCAGATGATAGCGGAGACAGTGATGCTGAGAGAGAACAAG CAGCTCTTAAGATGTGCGATGGCGATGAAGAAAACAGCATCCTCTCACTCACACCATCTCAAGAAGGCGCCCCGCCCGAGTCCCTCACTGACCCTCTGAGAGTTGATTGGCCCAAAGACCGCATGTTGATAAACCGAATAGACAACCTCTGCTCACTGGTTCTAGCAGGGCACTGGCCGACAGGTCGACGCTACGTCTCTGACATACAGCTCAGTACTACACCTGATGAGCATGACCTCGGAGATGGCCTAGGTTACCCCCGAGTGGCACGCAAAAGCAACAGTGCCCTTTCTGCAGATGCTCTTGAAGGCCAAGAATCAGAGTTCACAGTAAAACTGCTAAAG GAGGAGGGGCTGAAGTTGACTTTTTCTAAGCAGGCTCTCATGCCAAACGGTGAAGGGAGTGCACGCAAAAAGAGAAAGGACCACGAG CTGGTAGATGCCGAAGGGGTTCTCCATGCTCCCCGCAGAAGGGACCTTCCTAACTGGCTCAAAGAAAACCCAGATTATGAAGTGGAGGGAGACATGTTAGAA TTACTGGTGAACCGGACCaaaaggaagaggaggaggaagagggtAGAGAAAGGAGCAGCACTTACCGGCAGTGAGAGAGTGAAGGTCATAGACATAAGGACAGGCAAGAAG TTTGGTGGAATATACGGGCCTTTACTACAGGACCTGAGAGAGCACCTGGAGGAGAATCCTGACCACGTTGTAGCACCAGAATGGTCTGAGACTGTTCGCAACTCG GGCTTCTTGCCTGAGAGTTCATTCCACAGACTGTTGAGTCCCCACGCTTCAATCCCCAAAAAGAATCGACATTACCTCTCCACCCCTTCGATCCAAACTGATGACCCTCTCCTGGGAGGCGGCGAAGGAGAGACGTTAGTTTCCGACGGCGCATACATGATGGACGACGAGGACCTGGAGGACGGCAGTCACCTCACATCATCTCACCACTTCCTTACTCCAGCCTACGATGTGAAGATGGAGCCGAGCGCTCTTGATATGGACGGAGGCGACAGTTTGTCACAAGGTGGCTATGATAGCTCAGACAGAGAGGCCATTTTGGATGATGTCATCATGGCACCGAAGAATTCAGACTCTTCCTCAAGCTCCGAGGATTGA